A stretch of the Sorangium aterium genome encodes the following:
- a CDS encoding Spx/MgsR family RNA polymerase-binding regulatory protein, which produces MSKVQILSYAGCSTCKRALKWLGERGIDVAVRPIVDEPPTAAELARWVPASGLSVRRWLNTSGQSYRALGKARVDAASDDDVVRWLTEDGKLVKRPVLVKGNRVLVGFREDDYAALFG; this is translated from the coding sequence ATGAGCAAGGTCCAGATCCTCTCTTATGCCGGCTGCAGCACCTGCAAGCGAGCGCTGAAGTGGCTCGGCGAGCGCGGCATCGACGTCGCCGTGCGCCCCATCGTCGATGAGCCGCCGACGGCCGCCGAGCTCGCCCGGTGGGTCCCTGCGAGCGGGCTCTCGGTGCGCCGATGGCTCAACACGAGCGGGCAGAGCTACCGCGCGCTCGGCAAGGCGCGGGTGGACGCCGCGAGCGACGACGACGTCGTGCGGTGGCTCACCGAGGATGGGAAGCTCGTGAAGCGGCCTGTGCTGGTGAAGGGAAACCGGGTGCTCGTGGGCTTCCGCGAGGACGACTACGCCGCGCTGTTCGGCTGA
- a CDS encoding ABC-F family ATP-binding cassette domain-containing protein has product MIRLDSISKQHGKQILFLEASAAVNRGEKVGLVGPNGSGKTTIFRMITKEEAPDGGQVAIDRGVTIGYFSQDVGEMKGRSAVAETMDGAGPVSDVAAELRELEAALADPERMDEMESLIERFGQAQARYEELGGYALDAKAREILAGLGFSQATMDGDVGALSGGWKMRVALARILLMRPDALLLDEPTNHLDIESIIWLEGYLKQYAGALVMTSHDREFMNRIVTKIIEIDGGELTSYSGDYEFYEQQRAVNEQQAEAQYERQQAMLAKEMRFIERFKAQAAKAAQVQSRVKKLEKIDKVEPPKRRRTIRFEFKPAPRSGDDVARLSGVKKSFGGRSIYDGFDLLIRRRERWCVMGVNGAGKSTLLKLVAGASAPDAGGVSVGASVKLGYFAQHAMELLDPTRSVWESIVASFPQASIGSLRTLAGAFGFSGDDIDKPCRILSGGEKARLVLAIMLYDPPNFLVLDEPTNHLDMATKEMLVGALSSFEGTMLFVSHDRRFLAALSNRVLELLPDGPRVYGGGYLEYVAQSGHEAPGIRS; this is encoded by the coding sequence GTGATCCGTCTCGATTCCATCAGCAAGCAGCACGGCAAGCAGATCCTCTTCCTCGAGGCCTCCGCGGCGGTGAACCGCGGCGAGAAGGTCGGCCTTGTGGGGCCCAACGGCTCGGGCAAGACGACCATCTTCCGGATGATCACCAAGGAGGAGGCGCCCGACGGCGGCCAGGTCGCCATCGACCGCGGCGTCACCATCGGCTACTTCAGCCAGGACGTCGGCGAGATGAAGGGCAGGAGCGCCGTCGCCGAGACCATGGACGGCGCCGGCCCGGTCTCCGACGTCGCCGCGGAGCTCCGCGAGCTCGAGGCCGCGCTCGCCGACCCCGAGCGCATGGACGAAATGGAGAGCTTGATCGAGCGCTTCGGGCAGGCCCAGGCCCGCTACGAAGAGCTCGGCGGCTACGCGCTCGACGCCAAGGCGCGCGAGATCCTCGCGGGGCTCGGCTTCAGCCAGGCCACGATGGACGGCGACGTGGGCGCCCTCTCGGGCGGGTGGAAGATGCGCGTCGCGCTCGCCCGCATCCTCCTCATGAGGCCCGACGCGCTCCTGCTCGACGAGCCGACCAACCACCTCGACATCGAGTCGATCATCTGGCTCGAAGGGTACCTGAAGCAGTATGCCGGGGCGCTCGTCATGACCTCGCACGACCGAGAGTTCATGAACCGCATCGTCACCAAGATCATCGAGATCGACGGCGGCGAGCTCACCAGCTACTCCGGCGACTACGAGTTCTACGAGCAGCAGCGCGCCGTCAACGAGCAGCAAGCCGAGGCGCAGTACGAGCGCCAGCAGGCGATGCTCGCGAAGGAGATGCGCTTCATCGAGCGCTTCAAGGCCCAGGCCGCCAAGGCGGCGCAGGTCCAGTCGCGCGTGAAGAAGCTGGAGAAGATCGACAAGGTCGAGCCCCCGAAGCGCAGGAGGACGATCCGCTTCGAGTTCAAGCCCGCGCCGCGCTCGGGCGACGACGTGGCGAGGCTCAGCGGGGTGAAGAAGTCGTTCGGCGGGCGGTCCATCTACGACGGATTCGATCTCCTGATCCGCCGCCGCGAGCGCTGGTGTGTGATGGGCGTGAACGGCGCCGGCAAATCCACCCTCCTCAAGCTCGTCGCGGGGGCCTCCGCCCCGGACGCAGGCGGAGTGAGCGTGGGCGCGAGCGTGAAGCTGGGGTATTTCGCGCAGCACGCGATGGAGCTCCTCGACCCGACCCGGTCCGTCTGGGAATCCATCGTGGCGAGCTTCCCCCAGGCCTCGATCGGCTCGCTCCGCACGCTCGCCGGCGCGTTCGGCTTCTCCGGCGACGACATCGACAAGCCCTGTCGCATCCTGTCCGGCGGCGAGAAGGCGCGCCTCGTGCTCGCGATCATGCTCTATGATCCGCCGAATTTCCTCGTGCTCGACGAGCCGACGAACCACCTCGACATGGCGACCAAGGAGATGCTCGTCGGAGCGCTCTCCTCGTTCGAGGGCACCATGCTGTTCGTCTCGCACGATCGCCGCTTCCTCGCCGCGCTGTCCAACCGCGTCCTGGAGCTCCTGCCCGACGGCCCGCGCGTGTATGGCGGGGGATATCTGGAGTATGTCGCCCAGAGCGGACACGAGGCGCCAGGCATCCGGAGCTGA